One genomic segment of Sander lucioperca isolate FBNREF2018 chromosome 10, SLUC_FBN_1.2, whole genome shotgun sequence includes these proteins:
- the LOC118496097 gene encoding uncharacterized protein LOC118496097 produces the protein MAVWDRKISCCFTLLLAGALGQSVNYPHTVWAMKGSTVLLPCSFTPPKSVNDNGTEVLIEIIRVVWCKNHPIRHGSTPSVYDSESNNNDPRYRYLGNKKGDCTLQITDLQKEDGATFRFRMETNDSRATFTGQSGVRVRVVDGDQMKIRSSRDDGEFKRGEAVTLNCSAESCTIHQLEVSWFRDGHALSESGPALHLSDLTAKDSGNYTCGLKKNERTLSVPYSLHVEADEAEEAEEEEQKHFYMILKHESSKCVRKKGNMTVQPPDAVEELRRPEERGRAV, from the exons ATGGCAGTTTGGGACAGAAAGATTTCCTGTTGCTTCACGTTACTGCTCGCTG GTGCTCTGGGTCAAAGCGTGAATTATCCACATACTGTTTGGGCTATGAAAGGATCGACCGtcctcctcccctgctccttcacacCACCGAAGTCTGTCAATGACAATGGAACAGAAGTTTTGATCGAGATCATCAGAGTCGTCTGGTGCAAGAACCATCCAATCCGTCACGGATCGACTCCATCTGTGTACGACAGCGAATCAAACAACAACGACCCTCGTTACAGATACCTTGGAAACAAGAAGGGAGACTGCACTTTACAGATCACAGATTTACAGAAGGAAGATGGCGCAACTTTTCGCTTCAGAATGGAAACTAATGACAGCAGAGCAACTTTCACTGGCCAATCAGGAGTGAGAGTCAGAGTTGTAG atGGTGATCAGATGAAGATAAGAAGCTCCAGAGATGACGGAGAGTTTAAAAGAGGGGAAGCAGTCACACTGAACTGTTCTGCTGAAAGCTGCACTATCCACCAACTGGAGGTCAGCTGGTTCAGAGATGGCCAcgccctctcagagtctggccCCGCCCTCCATCTCAGCGATCTGACTGCAAAGGATTCTGGGAACTACACCTGTGGTTTGAAGAAGAACGAGCGCACCCTCTCCGTCCCGTACAGCCTGCACGTGGAGGCTGACGAGGCAGAAGAGGCAGAAGAGgaag AACAAAAACATTTCTACATGATTCTGAAACATGAGAGTTC GAAGTGCGTTCGCAAGAAAGGAAACATGACTGTGCAG CCTCCAGACGCCGTAGAGGAGCTGAGACGTCCAGAGGAACGAGGCCGGGCTGTCTGA